One part of the Methanobrevibacter sp. genome encodes these proteins:
- a CDS encoding XRE family transcriptional regulator produces the protein MKENKEFALKVKSIRERQNMSIEELAEKSDVKLEVLQAMENGEIIPSLTPLTKMAKALGVRVGTFLDDTPQLGPVVVRGGKPNNVLYFSGREDVTNASNLEFHSLGAGKIDRNIDPYIIDITYEKEHKLSSHEGEEFIYVLEGEIEVEYGKDKFTVAAGDSIFYDSVVPHHLHSSGDKAKILAVLYTPY, from the coding sequence ATGAAAGAAAACAAAGAATTTGCTTTAAAGGTAAAGAGCATTAGAGAAAGACAGAACATGAGCATTGAAGAGCTAGCAGAAAAAAGTGACGTTAAATTAGAAGTTCTTCAAGCTATGGAAAATGGAGAGATTATCCCTTCCCTCACACCACTTACCAAAATGGCAAAGGCCCTTGGTGTTAGAGTCGGAACTTTCCTTGATGACACTCCACAGCTTGGTCCTGTTGTTGTAAGAGGCGGAAAACCAAACAACGTATTATACTTCTCAGGAAGAGAAGACGTTACCAATGCAAGCAATTTGGAATTCCACTCATTAGGTGCAGGTAAAATAGACAGAAACATCGACCCATATATAATTGACATCACCTATGAAAAGGAACATAAGTTATCTTCCCACGAAGGAGAGGAATTCATTTATGTATTGGAAGGTGAGATTGAAGTGGAATACGGCAAGGACAAATTCACTGTAGCTGCAGGAGACAGCATATTCTATGATTCCGTTGTACCTCATCATTTACACTCCAGTGGAGACAAAGCAAAAATATTGGCTGTTTTATACACCCCTTATTAA
- a CDS encoding ammonium transporter, whose amino-acid sequence MVMLSTGDTAWILIATILVLLMSIPGVAFFYSGLTKRKNVLNTMFLTFIAFSIASIIWVAYGYPFAFGDVSISGLIAEPAHFFMSGIGVNDLTGSIPTILFIVFQLTFAGLTAALISGAIVGRMKTSAWIIFIIAWVTIVYIPIAHWVWGGGWLMQMGALDFAGGTVVHINSGVTALALALVLGKRKNPSLLPHNLGYSVLGAGFLWFGWMGFNGGSALAANGLAASAILVSNISAATALITWVILDSVKVGKPTMLGAITGGVAGLVAITPAAGFVDVPASIIIGFVTAFVSYFAIYYLKSKLGYDDALDVFGVHGLSGVWGAVATGIFASPAINGAAGLIFGNPSQVTIQIISIIVTAVYAFVISIILAKILDKTIGIRVDEKAEIEGLDANLHKESGYRL is encoded by the coding sequence ATGGTTATGTTAAGTACAGGAGATACTGCATGGATCCTCATAGCAACCATTTTGGTTCTATTGATGAGCATCCCTGGAGTAGCTTTCTTTTATAGTGGTCTTACAAAAAGGAAAAACGTATTGAATACAATGTTTTTAACATTTATAGCATTCTCCATAGCAAGTATCATATGGGTGGCTTATGGATATCCATTTGCTTTTGGAGATGTGAGCATAAGCGGTTTGATTGCTGAGCCTGCACATTTCTTCATGTCTGGAATCGGCGTCAATGACTTGACTGGATCAATTCCTACAATACTCTTTATTGTATTCCAATTGACATTTGCAGGTCTTACCGCAGCTCTTATTTCTGGAGCTATCGTAGGAAGGATGAAGACATCCGCTTGGATAATTTTCATAATTGCATGGGTGACTATAGTCTACATCCCTATAGCCCATTGGGTATGGGGAGGAGGATGGCTGATGCAAATGGGTGCTTTGGACTTTGCAGGAGGTACTGTAGTCCACATCAACTCAGGTGTAACAGCACTTGCATTGGCACTTGTTCTTGGAAAAAGGAAAAATCCTTCATTGCTACCTCATAACTTAGGTTACTCTGTCTTAGGTGCAGGATTCCTATGGTTCGGATGGATGGGATTCAATGGCGGTTCCGCTCTTGCAGCTAATGGGCTTGCAGCTTCCGCTATCTTGGTTTCAAACATCTCAGCTGCAACTGCACTCATCACTTGGGTAATACTCGATAGCGTTAAAGTCGGAAAGCCTACCATGTTAGGTGCGATTACCGGTGGTGTTGCTGGACTTGTTGCAATCACTCCTGCAGCAGGATTTGTGGATGTTCCAGCATCAATAATCATTGGTTTTGTAACAGCATTCGTATCCTACTTCGCAATTTACTATTTGAAATCAAAATTAGGCTACGACGATGCTTTGGATGTATTTGGAGTCCACGGGCTCTCTGGTGTATGGGGGGCAGTGGCTACAGGTATTTTCGCTTCACCTGCAATCAATGGGGCTGCAGGTTTGATATTCGGAAATCCTAGCCAAGTTACAATACAGATCATCAGTATTATAGTAACTGCAGTCTATGCATTCGTTATCAGCATAATTCTTGCAAAGATTCTTGATAAGACAATTGGAATCAGAGTTGATGAAAAGGCTGAAATCGAAGGGCTTGATGCAAACTTGCACAAAGAATCAGGATATAGGTTATAG